A window of Marispirochaeta aestuarii contains these coding sequences:
- a CDS encoding radical SAM protein: MNSYSQSFPAAGYRLCSLCPRVCSIDRTTGHTGFCGQSSEIRLACATLHRGEEPPLVAGAGSGALFFSGCTLGCRDCQNWQLSREGAGRGVSAEELAEIMLHLETEGAANINFVTATQFIPSIVYALEIARSRGLGIPTVWNTSGFESASALDMLKPWIDIFLTDIKTLSSTLAIRETGRGDYPDVIREVLPVMLKDRDTAYDGETLVRGVIVRHLVLPEYIEESLDVIRWYGRNVGSRGIFSLMTQYLNPRDPGCERGISAFEYELLSDALAEAGIEEGFLQEPSGTAEWLPDFTRSNPFPDDYSRVLWHYRKGAIRR, from the coding sequence ATGAACAGTTATAGTCAATCATTCCCGGCTGCCGGTTATCGACTCTGTTCTCTGTGTCCCAGAGTCTGCAGTATCGACAGGACCACAGGGCATACCGGCTTCTGCGGGCAGAGCTCCGAAATCAGGCTGGCCTGTGCAACCCTGCACCGGGGAGAAGAGCCTCCCCTTGTTGCCGGAGCGGGGTCCGGTGCTCTTTTTTTCAGCGGCTGCACCCTGGGCTGCCGGGACTGCCAGAACTGGCAGCTGAGCCGGGAGGGGGCCGGCAGAGGCGTTTCGGCCGAAGAGCTGGCGGAGATAATGCTTCATCTGGAGACTGAGGGAGCTGCCAACATTAACTTCGTTACCGCTACCCAGTTTATCCCCTCCATTGTTTATGCTCTGGAAATCGCCCGCTCCCGGGGACTTGGAATCCCGACGGTGTGGAATACATCAGGCTTCGAGTCTGCCTCTGCCCTTGATATGCTCAAGCCCTGGATCGATATTTTCCTGACGGACATCAAAACCCTCTCCTCTACTCTGGCGATACGAGAAACAGGGCGGGGGGATTATCCTGATGTCATCCGTGAGGTGCTGCCCGTGATGCTGAAGGACCGGGATACCGCGTATGACGGCGAAACCCTTGTACGCGGGGTTATAGTCCGTCACCTGGTGCTGCCTGAATATATTGAGGAGAGTCTCGATGTGATCCGCTGGTATGGACGGAATGTCGGTTCACGGGGGATCTTCTCGCTGATGACCCAGTACCTGAATCCCCGGGATCCCGGATGTGAGCGGGGGATCTCAGCCTTCGAGTACGAGCTTCTTTCGGATGCTCTCGCGGAAGCGGGAATCGAGGAGGGCTTCCTTCAGGAACCCTCCGGCACGGCGGAATGGCTGCCCGATTTCACCCGGTCGAATCCTTTTCCGGATGACTACTCCCGGGTCCTGTGGCATTACCGGAAGGGCGCTATTCGCCGATAA
- a CDS encoding ATP-dependent helicase, with the protein MRSPDYLESLNPQQLEAVTHYGTPLLILAGAGSGKTRVITTRIAYLCDVAGFDPRSILAVTFTNKASREMAERAASLSPGTRGVMIRTFHSFGAWLLRRNAHLAGLKSGFTIYDDDDSLTLLHSTQDSRKKQDLKRYVRMISRAKDYALGPEDDLTTISSDPELPRLYRLYQERLDRMGNVDFGDLIMKPVRLLGEVEELRRRFHQRFKAVMVDEYQDSNVAQFKLLKALSGPDTDICVVGDEDQSIYRFRGAEVQNILNFSREFKGTRVIRLEENYRSTGTILAVASSVIANNQERLGKTLWTRNPEGVRARIVYLRDHDEEAEYCARLLGDRRYSDTAILYRTNAQSLAFESVFLRRGIPYRIVGSLRFYEREEVKDVLAFLAFISNSLDEVAFRRIVNKPARGIGNTTLQRILDQAEGDDLLSACEAILPSLGGRSAAGLAGFVDLFRRLQQMLESAPLAEVIELLIRDSGLYEYHQKQDEVAATQKTSNLEEMVNAAADYGRGPEALVSFLEDIELDRSRMTAEEESGEYVTLITMHNTKGLEFPRVIITGMEEELFPGNNGFREVDYEEERRIFYVSLTRAREELILTSCRSRFIWGRRNLQSPSCFLREIPQERVEVEGDEKPAASAALTYSPGDGVYHDAYGTGVVVKSWLNGERELIIVRFETGRSATFYPEFENHLERVYIDEF; encoded by the coding sequence ATGAGAAGTCCCGACTATCTGGAGAGTCTCAATCCCCAACAGCTTGAGGCTGTAACCCACTACGGAACCCCTCTGCTGATCCTTGCAGGAGCCGGGTCAGGAAAAACCCGGGTAATAACCACCAGAATTGCCTATCTCTGCGATGTCGCCGGATTCGATCCACGGTCGATCCTGGCGGTTACCTTCACCAATAAGGCTTCCCGGGAGATGGCCGAACGGGCTGCATCCTTGAGTCCCGGAACCAGGGGAGTCATGATCCGGACCTTTCACTCCTTCGGGGCCTGGCTGCTGCGCCGCAATGCCCACCTGGCGGGGCTGAAATCGGGTTTTACCATCTACGACGACGATGATTCCCTGACCCTGCTTCACTCCACCCAGGATTCCCGAAAAAAGCAGGACCTGAAGCGCTATGTCCGCATGATCAGCCGGGCCAAGGATTACGCCCTGGGACCGGAGGACGATCTTACGACGATTTCTTCAGATCCGGAGCTTCCCCGCCTGTACAGACTCTACCAGGAGCGGCTTGACAGGATGGGGAACGTGGATTTCGGCGATCTTATAATGAAACCGGTCAGGCTGCTTGGGGAGGTGGAAGAGCTCAGGCGTCGTTTTCATCAGCGCTTCAAGGCGGTTATGGTCGATGAATACCAGGACTCGAATGTGGCGCAGTTCAAGCTGCTTAAGGCCCTGTCCGGGCCGGATACGGACATCTGCGTTGTGGGCGACGAAGATCAGTCGATCTACCGTTTCCGCGGTGCGGAGGTTCAGAACATTCTGAACTTTTCCAGGGAGTTCAAGGGTACCCGGGTTATCCGTCTGGAGGAGAACTACCGCTCCACCGGTACCATTCTTGCTGTTGCGTCATCCGTGATTGCCAACAACCAGGAACGCCTTGGAAAAACCCTCTGGACCCGGAATCCCGAGGGGGTCAGGGCCCGGATCGTTTATCTGCGGGACCACGATGAGGAAGCCGAGTACTGTGCCCGGCTTCTCGGGGACCGGCGCTACAGCGATACTGCCATTCTCTACCGCACCAATGCCCAGTCCCTCGCCTTTGAATCGGTTTTTCTGCGCCGGGGTATCCCCTACCGGATTGTCGGGTCTCTTCGTTTTTATGAGCGTGAGGAGGTCAAGGATGTCCTGGCCTTTCTTGCCTTTATTTCCAACTCCCTGGATGAGGTCGCCTTCAGGCGGATTGTCAATAAACCTGCCCGGGGCATCGGCAACACCACGCTGCAGCGTATCCTGGACCAGGCGGAGGGAGATGACCTTCTGTCCGCCTGCGAGGCAATTCTTCCCTCCCTGGGCGGCAGGTCCGCTGCAGGCCTGGCCGGCTTTGTTGATCTGTTCAGGCGGCTTCAGCAGATGCTGGAATCGGCTCCCCTGGCGGAGGTCATCGAGCTTTTAATCCGGGATTCCGGCCTCTATGAATATCACCAGAAGCAGGATGAGGTTGCCGCTACCCAGAAGACCTCAAACCTGGAAGAGATGGTCAATGCCGCCGCCGATTACGGTCGAGGTCCGGAGGCCCTTGTCTCCTTCCTCGAGGATATTGAGCTTGACCGGTCCCGTATGACCGCCGAAGAGGAGAGCGGGGAGTATGTTACCCTGATTACCATGCACAATACCAAGGGGCTGGAGTTCCCCCGGGTCATCATCACCGGAATGGAGGAGGAACTCTTTCCGGGGAATAACGGATTCCGGGAGGTGGACTACGAAGAGGAACGGCGTATTTTCTATGTCAGTCTGACCAGGGCCAGGGAAGAGCTTATTCTGACCAGCTGCCGCAGCCGTTTTATCTGGGGGAGGCGGAACCTGCAGAGTCCTTCCTGCTTTTTACGGGAGATTCCACAGGAGCGGGTCGAAGTCGAAGGGGACGAAAAGCCCGCGGCATCCGCAGCTCTGACCTATTCCCCCGGCGACGGGGTTTATCATGACGCCTACGGTACCGGTGTTGTGGTCAAATCCTGGCTCAACGGGGAGCGGGAACTGATTATCGTCCGCTTTGAGACCGGACGCAGCGCAACCTTTTATCCCGAGTTTGAGAACCACCTGGAGAGGGTCTATATCGATGAGTTTTGA
- the rimO gene encoding 30S ribosomal protein S12 methylthiotransferase RimO gives MTHDNNSFSIHAVSIVNLGCAKNQVDAEYLIRLLEDEGYAYTEDQSAADAIIVNSCGFIQPAKEESISVTMELKARYPEKKIVLAGCLAQRYAHTMALPEADAVAGNRDLQAVIRVLGELEEDGRPVLVLPDAPRELRRNLLLSSKGTAYVKIAEGCDNRCSYCAIPLIRGPVVSRRIEDILEEIEELLSRGIFEINLVAQDLASFGRDRGAQELPELLRRISSLSGDFWVRLLYIHPDRFPEEILPVMKADSRILPYFDIPFQHASEDILRRMGRRGTADTYLELIARIRKLLPEAVFRTTILLGFPGETRRHRREVEDFLKAGRFLWAGFFIYSPEEDTPAAGYAGTPRARWSRFRAAARKPRLEALQMEISRAILSGFVKKPMRLLVDEPVQGEELALARGYIHAPEVDGSVVLHGEGLTAGDLTEAQIIACNGIDLEALPLLR, from the coding sequence ATGACACACGATAACAACTCCTTCTCCATACATGCCGTATCCATAGTCAATCTGGGCTGTGCAAAAAACCAGGTAGATGCGGAATACCTTATCCGGCTCCTCGAAGATGAGGGGTATGCGTATACGGAGGACCAGTCCGCTGCGGACGCCATTATTGTCAACTCCTGCGGCTTTATTCAGCCGGCAAAGGAGGAATCGATCTCCGTTACCATGGAGCTCAAGGCCCGGTATCCCGAGAAGAAGATCGTTCTTGCCGGCTGCCTCGCTCAGCGTTATGCCCATACCATGGCCCTTCCCGAAGCGGATGCCGTCGCGGGCAACCGGGACCTTCAGGCGGTTATAAGAGTGCTGGGGGAACTGGAAGAGGACGGCCGGCCGGTACTGGTCCTCCCTGATGCCCCCAGAGAGCTCCGACGGAACCTTCTTCTCTCCTCGAAGGGGACGGCCTACGTAAAGATCGCCGAGGGCTGTGACAACCGCTGCAGTTACTGCGCCATTCCCCTTATCCGGGGACCGGTTGTCAGCCGGCGGATTGAGGACATCCTGGAGGAGATTGAGGAACTTCTGTCCAGAGGAATATTCGAAATAAACCTCGTCGCCCAGGACCTGGCTTCCTTCGGCCGGGACAGGGGAGCTCAGGAGCTTCCTGAGCTGCTCCGGAGGATCAGCTCCCTTTCCGGGGATTTCTGGGTGCGCCTTCTCTATATCCACCCCGATCGCTTCCCTGAGGAGATCCTGCCCGTCATGAAGGCGGATTCAAGGATTCTGCCCTACTTTGACATTCCCTTCCAGCATGCCTCAGAGGATATTCTCCGGCGCATGGGACGTCGGGGTACTGCAGACACCTATCTTGAACTTATTGCGCGGATCCGAAAACTCCTTCCTGAAGCGGTTTTTCGCACCACCATTCTTCTCGGTTTTCCCGGGGAGACCCGTCGTCACCGCCGGGAGGTGGAGGATTTCCTGAAAGCAGGCCGCTTTCTGTGGGCCGGTTTCTTTATCTATTCCCCCGAGGAAGACACCCCTGCGGCCGGCTACGCCGGGACTCCCCGGGCCCGCTGGAGCCGTTTCCGCGCTGCCGCCCGGAAACCACGCCTGGAAGCCCTGCAGATGGAGATCAGCCGGGCGATCCTGTCCGGATTCGTCAAGAAACCCATGAGGCTCCTGGTGGACGAACCCGTTCAGGGAGAGGAACTTGCCCTTGCCAGGGGGTATATACACGCCCCGGAGGTGGACGGTTCGGTAGTCCTCCACGGCGAAGGACTTACCGCCGGGGATCTGACGGAAGCGCAAATTATCGCCTGTAACGGAATCGACCTTGAGGCGTTACCGCTTTTACGGTAA
- a CDS encoding heavy-metal-associated domain-containing protein, with amino-acid sequence MENGYVSARTDVIIRGMHCHRCIEKIKSSLADSEGLRIENLAIGSAEVIYDPYLLSWDDVCATFREIGYPIDVAGTQRKNLWTRFLDRMISANKKSFGNKRLDCCDLNK; translated from the coding sequence ATGGAAAACGGATATGTATCAGCAAGAACAGATGTGATAATCCGGGGAATGCACTGTCACCGCTGTATCGAAAAGATTAAAAGCAGCCTCGCAGATTCGGAGGGGCTCAGAATAGAGAATCTCGCGATAGGATCGGCGGAGGTAATATATGATCCCTACCTGTTAAGCTGGGACGATGTATGTGCAACTTTCAGAGAGATCGGCTATCCGATAGACGTTGCCGGGACTCAGCGGAAGAACCTGTGGACCCGTTTTCTCGACCGGATGATATCCGCCAACAAGAAGTCCTTCGGCAACAAACGCCTGGATTGCTGTGATCTGAACAAATGA
- a CDS encoding LolA family protein, whose protein sequence is MRTNKRINRFIYISVVMVVLGLCGSGVPLFSQEILTASQFFDQMSERYEFIQDYEADITITQPDSVLTGVIYYKNPNRIRINFTEPEDQVIVSDGSLLTVYLPEQSVTLNQRLSGSDSDAQGLRLFRQGYSIAYKETPGYVPLEADSREQVIKLNLVWKNTDEGFRQIEMSVGENGFIRRLSGITKDYDEIQIDLENLKTNQNIPEARFDYESPSSSYVIDNFIFPDE, encoded by the coding sequence ATGCGGACGAATAAAAGAATTAACAGGTTTATATATATCTCTGTTGTAATGGTCGTGCTCGGATTATGCGGCAGCGGCGTTCCCCTCTTTTCCCAGGAAATCCTGACGGCATCCCAGTTTTTCGACCAGATGTCCGAGAGGTATGAGTTTATTCAGGATTACGAGGCGGACATTACCATCACCCAGCCCGACAGCGTTCTGACCGGGGTTATCTACTACAAGAATCCCAATCGCATACGGATCAACTTTACTGAACCCGAGGACCAGGTTATTGTCTCCGACGGCAGCCTGCTTACGGTATATCTGCCGGAACAGAGTGTTACCCTCAATCAGAGACTCTCCGGATCAGACAGCGATGCCCAGGGGCTGCGTCTTTTTCGTCAGGGCTACAGTATCGCCTACAAGGAAACCCCCGGTTATGTTCCTCTGGAGGCCGATTCCAGGGAGCAGGTAATAAAGCTTAATCTGGTCTGGAAAAACACCGACGAGGGGTTTCGGCAGATTGAAATGTCCGTGGGCGAAAACGGATTTATCCGGCGCTTGAGCGGAATAACCAAGGATTACGATGAGATCCAGATAGATCTTGAAAATCTGAAAACAAATCAGAACATTCCCGAGGCGAGATTCGACTATGAGAGTCCCTCGTCATCGTATGTTATTGATAATTTTATCTTCCCCGATGAGTAG
- a CDS encoding helix-turn-helix domain-containing protein codes for MESIGEKLRSRRQEEGYSLDQVCRDTNIAKSYLEALEQEDFSAFPGEPYLIGFLRNYSDYLGLDVNEMISLYKNFKIQEQPVPMDELLVKRGPSPVLLILIGLTVLAAVGAGFLFFPRLNKPVSSSAGEAAAQEQVREVPASADESLFLFTDEIVEQRFETGTRIEIPDLGPEYSISLLEAGDQVSLSLAGEETSLNLGEERRLDLNGDGRDDLNLLVRDIDSAAGTTVLRLDKAVTGPEQPAVITEDIPVGTTQLASREVPPQVLYRAPSPEVITLTASFRGNCLFRYEYDGEPRQERFFQRDEVLRLNFSNSLKIWASNGGAVQGRIKGEEVSFGRSGQVTARLLKWRITDGEYELVLYPLY; via the coding sequence ATGGAATCCATAGGAGAAAAGTTACGGAGCCGGCGCCAGGAAGAAGGCTACTCATTGGACCAGGTGTGCCGGGATACGAACATCGCAAAGAGTTATCTCGAGGCCCTGGAGCAGGAGGATTTTTCCGCCTTCCCCGGTGAACCGTATTTGATCGGATTTCTGAGAAATTACAGCGATTATCTGGGCCTCGATGTTAACGAGATGATCTCTCTGTATAAGAATTTCAAGATTCAGGAACAGCCGGTCCCCATGGATGAGCTGCTGGTAAAGCGGGGCCCCTCGCCGGTCCTGCTAATCCTTATCGGGCTCACTGTTCTCGCTGCGGTGGGCGCGGGGTTTCTGTTTTTTCCGCGTCTGAACAAGCCGGTATCTTCCTCTGCCGGGGAAGCTGCAGCCCAGGAACAGGTCAGGGAAGTTCCCGCTTCTGCGGATGAATCGCTTTTTCTTTTCACAGATGAAATCGTGGAACAGCGTTTTGAAACGGGAACCAGGATTGAAATCCCCGATCTTGGACCGGAGTACAGCATTTCTCTGCTTGAAGCCGGTGATCAGGTGAGCCTTTCCCTGGCGGGAGAAGAGACTTCCCTGAATCTCGGGGAAGAGCGGAGACTCGATCTGAACGGCGACGGGCGGGATGATCTGAATCTCCTGGTGCGGGACATAGATTCCGCTGCCGGCACGACGGTTCTTCGTCTGGACAAGGCGGTTACAGGCCCTGAGCAGCCGGCAGTAATAACCGAGGATATTCCCGTCGGGACCACTCAGCTGGCTTCCCGGGAGGTTCCTCCCCAGGTTCTGTACCGGGCGCCTTCTCCGGAGGTAATAACCCTGACGGCATCCTTCCGGGGAAACTGCCTGTTCCGCTATGAATACGACGGCGAACCCAGGCAGGAACGCTTTTTTCAGCGGGATGAGGTCCTGCGCCTCAATTTCAGCAACAGCCTGAAGATCTGGGCTTCCAACGGGGGGGCGGTCCAGGGACGAATAAAAGGTGAAGAGGTCTCCTTTGGTCGCTCCGGACAGGTGACAGCCCGGCTGCTGAAGTGGCGGATCACCGACGGAGAGTACGAACTGGTTCTCTACCCCCTGTACTGA
- the pyrH gene encoding UMP kinase: MVSIISLGGSIVAPDTPDVPFIQRFSALVREYLAEKEDRRIILIVGGGGPARAYQQAYRDISGKTHSEEQDWIGIMATRLNAQLIRGVFADLCPDPVVTDPTAVREMTGRVLVAAGWKPGFSTDTDAVYLAEQFGADRVINLSNIAKVYTDDPRTNPEAEPLDRISWEEFRRMIGDEWTPGRNVPFDPVATKKAAELGLRVICAAGRDIENLARLLRGERFEGTLIGE; the protein is encoded by the coding sequence ATGGTAAGCATCATTTCACTCGGCGGCTCCATTGTCGCACCGGATACCCCGGATGTACCCTTTATTCAGCGATTTTCCGCCCTCGTCCGGGAGTACCTGGCAGAAAAGGAGGACCGCAGGATTATTCTCATAGTCGGAGGAGGCGGACCCGCCAGGGCTTATCAGCAGGCCTACAGAGACATAAGCGGGAAAACCCATTCGGAGGAGCAGGACTGGATCGGCATCATGGCAACCAGGCTCAATGCCCAGCTGATACGGGGAGTATTCGCTGACCTGTGCCCGGACCCGGTAGTGACCGACCCGACGGCGGTCCGGGAGATGACCGGAAGGGTACTGGTCGCCGCAGGCTGGAAACCAGGCTTCTCCACTGATACCGACGCCGTCTACCTTGCTGAACAGTTCGGTGCCGACAGGGTGATCAACCTTTCCAACATAGCCAAAGTCTATACCGATGATCCCAGAACAAATCCGGAGGCCGAACCCCTGGACAGGATCTCCTGGGAAGAGTTTCGAAGGATGATCGGCGACGAGTGGACTCCCGGCCGCAACGTGCCCTTTGATCCTGTGGCCACAAAAAAGGCGGCCGAACTCGGCCTCAGGGTGATATGCGCCGCCGGAAGGGACATTGAAAACCTTGCCCGGCTTCTGCGGGGAGAACGGTTCGAGGGAACCCTTATCGGCGAATAG
- a CDS encoding tetratricopeptide repeat protein: MLNWLRKKQQHDPDDLVEERWKTSFSRLSRRRFPPREEGHGYKASQEKGALQLQLTRKNVFAWVTDPLYRYRDLYLEADIRIPDGNGYSAAGFLLRYIEDGGYYYFLVSNHGYFRFDLVFNDSPMTLIPWTPAPLPEKGLLRLGLIARDDSFVFTINGEWVGEFSDDNLHSGRIAFGGQNYGESDHAEFLLEKLDLNSIPIEVEAAYYRWARVQDPPRPRRIALAESLHGIGHFAAALVQLRRAFSQGAPGRDEYFLFAECCLQLGLFPEALTAIEECLKIDPDYLQAVREKANLLYMENRFLELKDYLREQVEKFPDDEMIWNLLGHGEFGVGNWENAADAYTRACGINSGIPLLFVNAARARERMGDSGTALSDYMTAAGLYFAEEAYFDLEGILPAIRELAGDSPELRALEAKVLFGREDYEKAGEIFEALIREGYEESSVLFLHGTLLAMKGRRHEAVDFLFQAAQAEPDYYLYWLKLADNLHALGLDALDEAEKARSLAPGNQWALNLTGLLRAQKGDLSGARELLSAALAAAPEEEEIQANMAYLISLEEGPEAGIAYLDNLGAWAGKSHALLNQRANLLVSRGDLDGAVRLYEKVIRMAPENRDYRMNCAAACLKVDMISRAEELYQEVLEEAEDPAAMTGIGNCAWMKSEFLRAETAYTEAIRIRPGISEAHENLIELLITRRKFPEAEEAITAAEKALPEPGRRFLLLKQRFQDAAYDSYCCSSCGREWREAKSNDPVPPLRLHGEPPPDAPAGKCEQCGRVYCVSCASQRLENSRFVCECGGYLKLNDPALRRIILRKIGES, from the coding sequence ATGCTCAACTGGCTTCGGAAAAAGCAGCAACATGATCCTGATGATCTGGTGGAAGAACGATGGAAAACATCGTTTTCACGTCTCAGCCGCCGCCGTTTTCCCCCCCGGGAAGAGGGGCACGGCTATAAAGCTTCTCAGGAAAAGGGCGCTCTTCAACTGCAATTGACCCGGAAGAATGTTTTTGCCTGGGTCACTGATCCCCTGTATCGCTACCGGGATTTGTACCTCGAAGCTGACATACGTATTCCCGACGGGAACGGCTATTCTGCTGCGGGTTTTCTTCTGCGGTATATCGAGGACGGAGGCTACTACTATTTTCTCGTCTCCAATCACGGCTACTTCCGGTTTGATCTGGTTTTTAACGATTCGCCCATGACCCTCATACCCTGGACTCCGGCCCCTCTTCCGGAAAAAGGGCTTCTCCGCCTGGGGCTTATTGCCAGGGACGATTCCTTTGTGTTCACCATAAACGGCGAGTGGGTAGGGGAGTTTTCCGATGATAATCTTCACAGCGGCAGAATAGCCTTCGGCGGACAGAATTACGGTGAATCAGACCATGCAGAGTTTCTCCTGGAAAAGCTTGATCTCAATTCAATTCCCATCGAGGTGGAAGCGGCATATTACCGCTGGGCACGGGTACAGGACCCGCCGCGACCTCGGCGCATCGCCCTTGCCGAGTCTCTCCATGGAATAGGACATTTTGCCGCCGCCCTTGTACAGCTGCGCAGGGCCTTCTCTCAGGGAGCCCCCGGACGGGATGAGTATTTCCTCTTCGCAGAATGCTGCCTTCAGCTCGGACTCTTTCCCGAGGCCCTGACAGCTATTGAGGAGTGCCTGAAGATCGATCCTGATTATCTCCAGGCCGTCAGGGAAAAGGCCAACCTTCTGTACATGGAAAACCGTTTTCTGGAGCTCAAGGATTACCTGAGGGAGCAAGTCGAGAAATTTCCCGACGACGAAATGATCTGGAACCTTCTTGGCCACGGTGAGTTCGGGGTAGGGAACTGGGAAAACGCCGCGGACGCCTACACGCGGGCCTGCGGGATAAACAGCGGGATCCCTCTGTTATTTGTCAACGCTGCCCGGGCCAGGGAGCGGATGGGGGATTCCGGGACCGCCCTGTCTGATTACATGACCGCCGCCGGACTCTATTTTGCAGAAGAGGCCTATTTCGACCTGGAAGGGATTCTCCCTGCCATACGGGAACTCGCCGGGGACAGTCCGGAGCTTCGCGCCCTGGAGGCCAAGGTCCTTTTCGGAAGGGAGGATTATGAAAAAGCCGGAGAAATCTTCGAGGCCCTGATCCGGGAAGGATATGAGGAGAGCTCGGTCCTCTTTTTACACGGGACACTGCTTGCCATGAAAGGCAGGCGTCATGAAGCAGTTGATTTTCTGTTTCAGGCGGCCCAGGCGGAGCCGGATTATTACCTGTACTGGCTCAAACTCGCCGACAATCTGCATGCCCTGGGGCTGGATGCCCTGGATGAGGCGGAAAAAGCGCGGTCCCTGGCCCCGGGTAACCAGTGGGCTCTTAACCTGACGGGTCTCCTGCGGGCCCAGAAGGGGGACCTGTCCGGAGCACGGGAGCTGCTGTCCGCGGCTCTCGCCGCGGCCCCGGAAGAGGAGGAGATACAGGCGAACATGGCCTATCTGATTAGCCTGGAGGAGGGCCCGGAGGCCGGAATCGCTTACCTGGACAACCTCGGAGCATGGGCCGGGAAATCCCATGCCCTTCTGAATCAGCGGGCAAACCTGCTGGTCTCCCGGGGCGATCTTGACGGCGCTGTCCGGCTCTATGAGAAGGTAATCAGAATGGCGCCGGAGAACAGGGATTATCGTATGAACTGTGCCGCCGCCTGTCTTAAAGTGGATATGATCAGCCGGGCGGAGGAACTGTATCAGGAAGTTCTCGAGGAGGCGGAAGATCCCGCCGCAATGACGGGAATCGGCAACTGCGCCTGGATGAAGAGTGAGTTTCTCAGGGCGGAAACCGCCTACACCGAAGCCATACGCATCCGACCCGGGATTTCCGAGGCCCATGAAAACCTGATCGAACTCCTGATTACCCGGCGAAAATTCCCCGAAGCGGAAGAAGCCATCACGGCCGCGGAGAAGGCGCTGCCGGAACCCGGCCGGCGCTTCCTGCTGTTGAAACAGAGATTCCAGGATGCCGCCTATGACAGCTATTGCTGTTCATCCTGCGGCAGAGAGTGGCGGGAGGCAAAGAGCAATGATCCGGTTCCCCCCCTGCGTCTCCATGGCGAACCCCCTCCCGACGCCCCTGCGGGAAAGTGTGAACAATGCGGACGGGTCTATTGCGTCTCCTGTGCTTCCCAACGACTGGAGAATTCCCGTTTTGTCTGCGAATGCGGAGGGTATCTGAAACTCAACGATCCGGCCCTGCGCAGGATTATTCTGCGGAAAATAGGAGAATCTTGA